From Mannheimia pernigra, one genomic window encodes:
- a CDS encoding replicative DNA helicase, giving the protein MAEYNGTSRGKMNDKQVEQISISPHSIEAEQAVLGGIMLSNEHWDNVAERLQPHDFYNYAHRIIFEQMADLVRANKPVDIITLDQALKDKGVLQDVGGFAYLAEISKNTPSAANILAYANIVRDRSDLRSVISAGNKIAEMGYKTKGRTSKEVLDEAERIVFEIAEKRHNANEGPQRIDDILLKTLARMDMLSKNRHNGGITGVSTGFTDLNKKTAGLQPSDLIIVAARPSMGKTTFAMNLCENASLLDIEDKDDLDENGNPKKKPAKPVLIFSLEMPADQIMMRMLASLSRVDQTKIRTGQISDDEDTAKISSTMAILQERNNIYIDDSSGLTPTELRSRARRIYRENGGLSLIMVDYLQLMRAPGFSENRTLEIAEISRSLKALAKELEVPVVALSQLNRSLEQRADKRPVNSDLRESGSIEQDADLIMFIYRDEVYNDNSDLKGIAEIIIGKQRNGPIGRVRLTFQGQYSRFDNYSGGHYDDEY; this is encoded by the coding sequence ATGGCAGAATATAACGGAACATCCCGTGGAAAAATGAACGATAAACAAGTCGAGCAAATCAGTATTTCCCCCCACTCTATTGAGGCAGAACAGGCAGTGCTTGGCGGTATTATGCTGAGTAACGAGCATTGGGATAACGTTGCAGAGCGTCTGCAACCGCACGACTTTTATAACTACGCACATCGTATTATTTTTGAGCAAATGGCGGATTTGGTGCGAGCAAATAAGCCCGTTGATATTATTACCCTAGACCAAGCGTTAAAAGATAAGGGCGTGTTACAAGATGTAGGAGGCTTTGCTTATCTTGCCGAAATTTCAAAAAATACGCCAAGTGCCGCTAATATTCTTGCTTATGCGAATATCGTACGTGATCGTTCTGATTTAAGAAGCGTGATCAGTGCGGGAAATAAAATTGCGGAAATGGGTTATAAAACCAAAGGGCGAACGTCTAAAGAAGTGTTGGATGAAGCCGAGCGAATTGTATTTGAAATTGCGGAAAAACGCCACAATGCAAATGAAGGTCCGCAACGTATTGATGATATTTTATTAAAAACGCTCGCAAGAATGGATATGCTATCTAAAAATCGCCATAATGGCGGGATAACTGGCGTTTCAACAGGCTTTACCGATCTGAATAAAAAAACAGCAGGTTTACAGCCATCTGATTTGATTATTGTGGCAGCACGCCCTTCAATGGGGAAAACTACCTTTGCGATGAATCTGTGTGAAAATGCGTCATTACTGGATATTGAAGACAAAGATGACTTAGATGAAAATGGCAATCCGAAGAAAAAACCAGCAAAACCAGTGTTAATTTTCAGCCTTGAAATGCCAGCAGACCAAATTATGATGCGTATGTTGGCGTCACTTTCTCGGGTGGATCAAACTAAGATCCGAACTGGGCAAATTTCAGATGATGAAGACACGGCGAAAATTTCCAGCACAATGGCCATTTTACAGGAGCGGAATAATATCTATATTGATGATAGTTCAGGCTTAACACCCACAGAGCTTCGCTCTAGAGCCAGACGTATTTATCGTGAAAATGGTGGCTTGAGCTTGATTATGGTGGATTATTTGCAGTTAATGCGAGCCCCAGGTTTTTCTGAAAACCGAACTCTTGAAATCGCAGAAATTTCTCGCTCATTAAAAGCCTTAGCCAAAGAGTTAGAAGTACCTGTAGTGGCACTTTCTCAGTTAAACCGTAGCTTAGAACAACGTGCAGACAAACGCCCTGTCAACTCTGATTTACGTGAGTCTGGTTCTATTGAGCAAGATGCAGACTTAATTATGTTTATTTATCGTGATGAAGTATATAACGATAATTCCGATCTCAAGGGCATTGCTGAAATTATTATTGGTAAACAGCGTAATGGCCCAATTGGGCGTGTGAGATTAACGTTTCAGGGGCAATATTCCCGATTTGATAATTATAGTGGTGGACATTATGACGATGAATACTAA
- a CDS encoding YcgL domain-containing protein: MTMNTKPMTLCAIYKSKIKEEMYLYVEKRNQFEQVPETLRQMFGKPEFVMMFNLMGDKPLVRAKNEEVLQKLAEQGYYLQMPPPPENLHHAFLAQHKGKK; the protein is encoded by the coding sequence ATGACGATGAATACTAAGCCAATGACGCTTTGTGCGATTTACAAAAGCAAAATAAAAGAAGAAATGTATTTATATGTAGAGAAGCGAAATCAATTTGAACAGGTACCAGAAACGTTACGCCAAATGTTTGGCAAGCCTGAATTTGTGATGATGTTTAACTTAATGGGCGACAAGCCTCTCGTTCGAGCTAAAAATGAAGAGGTTCTGCAAAAATTAGCAGAGCAAGGCTACTATTTGCAAATGCCACCTCCGCCTGAAAATCTGCACCACGCTTTTCTTGCACAACATAAAGGGAAGAAATAA
- the nrdR gene encoding transcriptional regulator NrdR, protein MRCPFCSMEETKVVDSRLAANGYQIRRRRECVGCKERFTTFESAELVVPYVIKNNGNREPFDAEKLRVGLRRALNKRPVSTDDVEKAISQMIIQLQAMGEREVPSRHIGTLAMNVLKQLDKVAYIRFASIYLSFSDIEEFTKEIEKLKE, encoded by the coding sequence ATGCGTTGTCCATTTTGCTCAATGGAAGAAACTAAGGTAGTTGACTCACGATTAGCTGCAAATGGCTACCAAATTCGCCGTCGTCGTGAGTGCGTAGGGTGTAAAGAACGCTTTACTACTTTTGAATCGGCGGAATTAGTTGTGCCTTATGTCATTAAAAATAATGGTAATCGAGAGCCATTTGATGCGGAAAAACTCAGAGTGGGCTTAAGACGTGCGTTAAATAAACGCCCCGTGAGTACTGATGATGTTGAAAAAGCGATTAGTCAAATGATTATTCAGTTACAAGCTATGGGGGAGCGAGAAGTACCGAGTCGCCATATTGGCACTCTTGCAATGAATGTGCTAAAACAGTTAGATAAAGTTGCCTATATCCGTTTTGCCTCTATTTATTTGAGCTTTAGCGATATTGAAGAATTTACGAAAGAAATAGAGAAACTAAAAGAATAA
- the yaaA gene encoding peroxide stress protein YaaA — translation MLAIISPAKTLDFETKVDGFAFSQPNLTACSQALIDTCKQLSPAEVGSLMSISDKLAGLNVARFAKWQIEHNQDNAKAAIFAFKGDVYTGLDAENLTKEQIEYAQNHLRILSGLYGLLKPLDLMQPYRLEMGTKLRNAKGKDLYAFWGNTITEHLQKAINEQGDHILVNLASDEYYGAVKPQHLNATIVKPIFLDEKNGKYKVISFYAKKARGMMVRFMLEKQPTEIEMLKQFNYGGYWFDEESSTATEFIFKREEQ, via the coding sequence ATGTTAGCAATTATTTCACCAGCGAAAACCCTTGATTTTGAAACAAAAGTAGATGGTTTTGCATTTTCTCAGCCAAATTTGACCGCTTGTAGCCAAGCGTTGATTGATACTTGCAAACAGCTTTCGCCTGCTGAAGTCGGGAGTTTAATGTCAATTAGCGATAAGCTAGCGGGGCTCAATGTCGCTCGCTTTGCAAAATGGCAAATTGAGCATAATCAAGACAATGCCAAAGCAGCGATTTTTGCGTTTAAAGGCGATGTTTATACCGGTTTAGATGCAGAAAATTTAACCAAAGAACAAATAGAATACGCTCAAAATCATTTGCGTATACTTTCAGGCTTATACGGATTATTAAAACCCTTAGATTTAATGCAACCTTATCGCTTAGAAATGGGGACGAAACTACGCAACGCAAAAGGTAAAGATCTTTACGCATTTTGGGGAAATACGATTACGGAACATTTGCAAAAAGCGATTAATGAACAAGGTGATCATATTTTAGTTAATCTTGCATCAGATGAATATTATGGAGCGGTTAAACCGCAGCATTTGAATGCGACTATCGTCAAGCCTATCTTTTTAGATGAAAAAAACGGCAAATATAAAGTAATTAGCTTCTATGCAAAAAAAGCAAGAGGAATGATGGTTCGTTTTATGTTAGAAAAGCAGCCAACTGAAATTGAAATGCTTAAGCAGTTTAATTATGGTGGTTATTGGTTTGATGAAGAAAGCTCAACCGCAACAGAATTTATTTTCAAGCGAGAAGAGCAATGA
- a CDS encoding ABC transporter ATPase has product MIERLFRRGMLFASTLMIVGCVSQRDPFSVPEKVDFQGQTYVKVTVNQLDEMQHLLYLPEAGEKNTAQWEKGILFFLDKNSKNQTLEQRATFRQSSFAKQKDVVSTFKIEQNELQSSVIYPPTERFHNVMLEVTRGRNLDCGYGQMQFSDKRSLNKSEIAKKSKNLTAYNDAIAELTLEFNQFVWLVGCRK; this is encoded by the coding sequence ATGATTGAGCGTTTATTTAGAAGAGGAATGTTATTTGCTTCTACATTGATGATAGTCGGTTGCGTGAGCCAACGAGATCCCTTTTCTGTGCCAGAAAAAGTGGATTTTCAAGGGCAAACTTACGTTAAAGTGACGGTAAATCAGCTAGATGAAATGCAGCATTTACTTTACTTGCCTGAAGCTGGAGAGAAAAATACGGCACAATGGGAAAAAGGTATTTTGTTTTTTCTAGATAAAAACAGCAAAAATCAGACGTTGGAACAACGAGCGACTTTTCGTCAATCTAGTTTTGCTAAGCAGAAAGATGTAGTTTCCACGTTTAAGATTGAGCAAAATGAACTGCAAAGTAGCGTAATTTATCCACCAACAGAACGCTTTCATAATGTGATGTTAGAAGTAACACGCGGACGTAATTTAGATTGTGGCTATGGGCAGATGCAGTTTTCAGATAAGAGATCGTTAAATAAATCGGAAATTGCAAAAAAATCAAAAAATCTGACCGCTTACAACGATGCAATCGCCGAACTTACCCTTGAATTCAACCAATTTGTGTGGTTAGTAGGATGTAGAAAATGA
- a CDS encoding cation diffusion facilitator family transporter has product MKENYDKLVKLAANFAIIVAISLIIIKAFAWWKTGSISILAAMTDSVVDLFASLTNILVLRFALQPADDNHTFGHGKAESLAALAQSAFISGSAVFLLLQGFHKLTNPELISQSNIGVVVSIISIIVTAILVFYQRYVVSVTQSPAIEADSLHYQTDLFMNAAILVAMLFNGAGFIYADAIFAIGIAFYIAFNAVKMFWDAVQILLDKSLPNEEIERIKEIALHHPNILGIHDIQTRRAGAVRFIQLHLELDDHLTLLVAHEITDSLEQKLLNAFPMSKVIIHQEPTTVVKQEFQDMAENI; this is encoded by the coding sequence ATGAAAGAAAATTATGACAAATTAGTGAAGCTGGCAGCAAATTTTGCGATTATTGTTGCTATTTCGCTCATTATTATTAAAGCATTTGCTTGGTGGAAAACAGGCTCAATTTCTATTTTGGCGGCAATGACTGACTCTGTGGTGGATCTCTTTGCCTCTCTAACCAATATTTTAGTGTTACGTTTTGCGTTGCAGCCTGCAGATGATAACCACACTTTTGGGCACGGTAAGGCGGAATCTTTAGCAGCGCTCGCTCAAAGTGCCTTTATTTCTGGATCAGCGGTTTTTTTGCTGTTGCAAGGTTTTCATAAATTAACTAATCCTGAATTAATTAGCCAATCAAATATTGGGGTTGTGGTAAGCATTATCTCAATAATAGTTACTGCAATTTTAGTATTTTATCAGCGATACGTTGTTTCTGTTACACAAAGCCCCGCGATTGAAGCGGATTCCTTGCACTATCAAACAGATTTATTTATGAATGCGGCAATTTTAGTGGCAATGTTATTTAATGGGGCAGGTTTTATCTATGCTGATGCGATTTTTGCGATTGGTATTGCCTTTTATATTGCCTTTAATGCAGTAAAAATGTTTTGGGATGCGGTGCAAATCTTACTGGATAAATCATTGCCTAACGAAGAAATTGAGCGAATTAAAGAAATAGCGTTGCACCATCCGAATATTTTAGGCATTCACGATATTCAAACTCGCCGTGCTGGGGCTGTTCGGTTTATCCAGCTGCATTTGGAATTAGATGATCATTTAACGCTTTTAGTCGCTCACGAAATTACAGACAGTCTTGAGCAGAAATTGCTTAATGCTTTTCCAATGTCAAAAGTGATTATTCATCAAGAGCCAACAACGGTGGTTAAGCAAGAATTTCAAGATATGGCAGAGAATATTTAA
- a CDS encoding Zn-ribbon-containing protein encodes MYQIIAHFSYQHFEQDPVTLISQVLNQWLYNGQVIGREMPITFHQNEFQVRVCTPEQESLLAKNNSDEVNQALLQAVEYGINFTGFEIMGRDYQGEETSNNKQPKFQILYTTYLDTCSPLYDGEQFAPIPLYCLKDQELSEALLNWQQNWQACDLLQMKGVILEENALRQISDNKSELAIEGLALCKQLEEKTQIPTFYYLYRLGADEVEERDRKCPACNGDWRLSSPLHDIFYFKCERCRLISNLSWELL; translated from the coding sequence ATGTATCAAATTATCGCTCATTTCAGTTACCAACATTTTGAGCAAGATCCTGTTACATTAATTAGCCAAGTTTTAAATCAATGGCTATATAATGGGCAGGTGATTGGCAGAGAAATGCCGATTACTTTTCACCAAAATGAGTTTCAAGTAAGAGTTTGTACACCCGAGCAAGAGAGTTTATTGGCTAAAAATAATAGTGATGAAGTGAATCAAGCACTATTACAAGCGGTCGAATATGGTATAAATTTTACTGGTTTTGAAATAATGGGGCGAGATTATCAAGGTGAAGAAACGAGTAATAATAAGCAGCCGAAATTCCAAATTTTATATACCACCTATTTAGATACTTGTTCGCCACTTTATGATGGCGAGCAATTTGCACCGATTCCTCTTTACTGTTTAAAAGATCAAGAACTGAGCGAAGCATTATTAAATTGGCAACAAAATTGGCAGGCTTGTGATCTATTACAAATGAAAGGTGTTATTTTAGAAGAAAACGCATTAAGACAAATCTCGGATAATAAAAGTGAATTAGCGATTGAGGGCTTAGCGTTGTGTAAACAACTAGAAGAGAAAACGCAGATTCCAACTTTCTACTATCTATACCGTTTGGGAGCTGATGAAGTAGAAGAACGTGATCGAAAATGTCCTGCTTGTAATGGGGACTGGAGATTATCTTCTCCACTGCACGATATTTTCTATTTTAAATGTGAGCGTTGTCGGCTAATTTCTAATCTCAGTTGGGAGTTGTTATAA
- a CDS encoding L-cystine transporter: MFVFNLAVFVAILFLLARIYQSTQKLGKTVFIGLVLGLTSGVILQTFYEKPIIDETLAWVNLIGNGYVRLLQMIVMPLVFVSILSAMTRLKEASTLGKISFYVLSVLLVTTAISAVIGIALVYLFDLSAEGLVAGTREIAAQERVVGRAEQVSNLSVPAMLLSFIPRNPFLELTGANPTSIISTVIFSGLLGFAALSLGKEDRDLGSRIAQGVETLNKLVMRLVHFVIRLTPYGVFGLMIKMAATSQWSDILNLGRFIVASYIAILLMFVVHGILLFVVKVNPLDYYKKVLPTLSFAFTSRSSAATIPLNIETQTNKLGNHSVIANFSATFGATIGQNGCAGIYPAMLAVMIAPTVGVDPFSLNYILTLILVVAISSFGIAGVGGGATFAAIVVLSTLNLPIELVGLLISVEPLIDMGRTALNVNGAMVAGSITNKWIKSE; encoded by the coding sequence ATGTTTGTGTTTAATTTAGCGGTTTTTGTCGCTATTTTGTTTTTATTGGCAAGAATTTATCAATCTACGCAAAAGTTAGGGAAAACGGTATTTATTGGTTTAGTATTAGGGCTTACAAGCGGTGTAATTTTGCAAACTTTTTACGAGAAGCCTATTATTGATGAAACCTTAGCGTGGGTCAATCTAATTGGTAATGGTTATGTACGCTTATTGCAGATGATTGTGATGCCATTGGTATTTGTTTCTATCTTATCTGCAATGACACGCTTAAAAGAGGCTAGTACTTTAGGCAAAATCAGCTTTTATGTGTTGTCGGTATTGTTAGTCACTACAGCCATTTCTGCGGTTATCGGTATTGCGTTAGTTTATCTTTTTGATCTTTCAGCTGAAGGATTAGTGGCAGGTACTCGTGAAATTGCTGCACAAGAACGCGTTGTGGGTCGAGCTGAGCAAGTGAGCAATTTATCTGTGCCAGCAATGTTACTTTCTTTTATTCCAAGAAATCCATTTTTAGAATTAACAGGAGCAAATCCAACCTCTATTATCAGTACAGTCATTTTCTCTGGGTTACTCGGTTTTGCGGCATTAAGTTTAGGCAAAGAAGATAGGGATTTAGGCAGCCGTATCGCACAAGGGGTCGAAACTTTAAATAAATTAGTAATGCGTTTAGTCCACTTTGTTATTCGTTTAACCCCTTACGGTGTATTTGGATTGATGATTAAAATGGCAGCAACTTCGCAATGGAGCGATATCCTAAACTTAGGTCGTTTTATTGTTGCATCTTATATTGCAATCTTGTTGATGTTTGTTGTACACGGTATTTTACTTTTTGTTGTAAAAGTAAATCCGCTTGATTATTACAAAAAAGTATTACCAACCTTGAGTTTTGCTTTTACTTCTCGCTCAAGTGCAGCAACGATTCCACTGAACATTGAAACGCAAACTAATAAATTAGGGAATCATTCCGTCATTGCTAATTTTTCGGCAACATTCGGTGCGACAATTGGGCAAAATGGTTGTGCAGGGATTTATCCTGCGATGTTAGCCGTGATGATTGCACCCACAGTTGGTGTTGACCCATTTAGCTTAAACTATATTTTAACGCTGATTTTAGTCGTGGCTATTTCGTCATTTGGTATTGCAGGCGTTGGCGGTGGTGCCACATTTGCGGCAATTGTGGTGTTATCTACCTTAAACTTACCTATTGAGTTGGTTGGCTTATTGATTTCAGTTGAGCCACTTATTGATATGGGGCGTACGGCATTAAATGTAAATGGTGCTATGGTTGCGGGTAGCATCACGAATAAATGGATTAAATCTGAATAA
- a CDS encoding NAD(P)H-dependent oxidoreductase, whose amino-acid sequence MFNISKQQILEAFNFRAACRHYDPVRKISTDDMNYILELGRLSPSSVGSEPWKFLVLQNPEIRSKIAPFSWGIKHSMEEMSHLVVILAKKNVRYDSQYLRDSLIKRGLSDEQIEASVARYKSFQEEDMKILDSERTLFDWSTKQTYIALGNMMTGAALIGIDSCPIEGFHYEKVNQILADEGLFDLNEYGISCMVTFGYRNKDIKKKSRKPAEEVIEWVE is encoded by the coding sequence ATGTTCAATATTAGCAAACAACAGATCTTAGAAGCATTTAACTTCCGTGCGGCTTGTCGTCATTACGATCCTGTTCGAAAAATCAGTACCGACGATATGAATTACATTTTAGAATTGGGTCGTCTTTCGCCAAGTTCGGTTGGCTCTGAGCCGTGGAAGTTTTTAGTGCTACAAAACCCTGAAATTCGTAGCAAAATCGCCCCGTTTTCTTGGGGAATTAAACACTCAATGGAAGAGATGAGCCATTTAGTGGTCATTCTTGCTAAAAAAAATGTTCGCTATGATTCTCAATATTTAAGAGATTCACTTATCAAACGAGGTTTAAGTGATGAACAAATTGAGGCTTCGGTTGCTCGCTATAAAAGTTTTCAAGAAGAAGATATGAAAATTTTAGACAGTGAACGAACCTTATTTGATTGGAGTACGAAGCAAACTTATATCGCATTGGGTAATATGATGACGGGTGCAGCCTTAATTGGCATTGATTCCTGCCCGATTGAAGGTTTCCATTATGAGAAAGTAAATCAAATTTTAGCTGATGAAGGGCTGTTTGATCTCAATGAGTATGGCATTTCGTGTATGGTTACCTTTGGTTACCGTAACAAAGATATTAAGAAAAAATCGCGTAAACCTGCTGAAGAAGTGATCGAATGGGTTGAATAA